Proteins from one Gossypium raimondii isolate GPD5lz chromosome 8, ASM2569854v1, whole genome shotgun sequence genomic window:
- the LOC105792405 gene encoding helicase protein MOM1 isoform X7 encodes MEKLMMMLERPCRKICEVQRSTVVQKSRRLALLMQTSYLDPPILRIEGNLMLVLARDMLKSPVVICNNASPLQIFKHAMIKILALYANLMGSSCGRCHGKGCQRSYHLSCLEPPLEEFHLGVWYCLSCVRKKLESGVYSVSEGIEAIWDSRELEALEDGLRGQKQYFVKYKGLAHVHNCWLPENQVLLEAPLLVAKYNRKNQGSVWKQHWAVPHHLLQKRLLITECDRHCNGHDDDKLCCHVEWLVKWCGLGYEHASWELDNASFFRCPEGQSLIRDYETCFKKGKKSSKFKDRAGTSLKFSQLPAGVSSGIDANLDFVSKLSNNWPRSQNAVIFDNQERIPNVISFIMSFPSDKSRPFLIISTSTLQYLWDEEFLRLEPATDVVVYSGSKEIRNSIRNLEFYEEGGCVMFQVLITSPEVVSEDLNVLDCIGWEVIILDECQRPTIASCFEQIKMFTASKRLLIISSQLKDNVVEYLNLLSLLDSESDSNGSDSLQMTSSDNIAILKERLAKYVAYESSRFVEYWVPVLLSIPQLDRYCFTLLSNSLSLCSPSKTDPVGALRNILITSRKCCDHPYVVDESLQMRLTKGLKDVEFLDVGIKASGKLQLLDAILLEIKKQELKVLVLFQYTGGSGRDLMGDILDDFLRQRFGTDSYERVDGGVTPSRKQSALNKFNNERKRFVFLLETRACLSSIKLSAISTVVIFGSDWSPVNDLRALQKITLDSHFEEIKVFRLYSAFTVEEKILMLSKQDKTLDNNIVNISPSSSHMLLKWGAPYLLSQLEKIHGIPALDASNLPEQSLLKDVIQEFFILLSQTGIDNDASKLSLILQAKQNQGMYRTEMPLFGEQKIQVMNEDPPHIFWTKLLEGKSPRWKYCSSFQRNRKRGLYLDDIQKKSEVESAEVVKRRKVVNDGNDHPSPRHGLQEDRQGSTGTSVSPLSKLADPVSDKIHATNSIDLASDISETPSLNMVEWERRRKQLDSQKTLHVILWPQIAKLCEVLHLSEGVRDLAGKFLEYVMNNHLVNREPETILQAFQISLCWCTASLLKQKIDHKESLALAKQHLGFTCKKEEAAYVNSLLRCLKRMFVYRTGCLKVSNPSKGSELSIKADGNTEDKDSLRFQEASDAQVIAESGVSREFQLAQRDLAKSINESEKKFDKQLTKLTEKQKEEMKQLKKKYEEEKALLENKKQTEAAVIRLHSNFLMRTNKIKNLDIEYASKFDELKQRMDTGLKNLEASQGAARSNVLERKTRWVEAVKSWARVELVKPPVSKANLPEGSSSSSVQSAKGSEVRLSEVLPDKVDPIYMAGPCKENSKVALIEEGNKTVCLGVGEEQAINKDSCPKELVSVGELPNVGVQVPPTVSSGDVTESVLSLRRLNEDQISDEYKLKMSNGNPETVSPTDALENAVPIEACSHEEIPDGTTLSKPNTEVPLKTAKSVIFCEGQNNLASVQVPSSEINSDIYKLTKVDGEVPLKESVVANFNAGQETHVSAEAPSSEKIPDGAALGKAVGDICFRTTKIVNSSGGQENVLLLEAPSPGENPVRTTLSNLDGEVHLRAAETVSSREDHENLPSLVTPSSEKISCGTTLTMVEGELALNASEVCQGNIISANTSSEKEILGGATLNVLDGEVPNISSEIASSSDDMNNVVCTNPSTSKEQEQIPDTAALSMPAEEISLAEPETACSELLEGGSAHRENDGTCAIEIDRLDGILCFMNLEPEFQERSLADPSSLQAVADLVSPNVGSLPYASSGIQTRDVANNEMRNASQVAETLPSNGAVDVTCNVSNPDTQQLRSTESILNLSPDLPSVSATEHQPSNDGQHANLISQAQRQSITNHIDLSSQDVLQPLHSPINGTIGRHLRQISETSTASVPSVSRGHPLQTAPPVSSRTPLPLYPDPLKNEMERISQERDQTIKVHEDTKLQLKFECEKEIEEVVAQVRRKYEVKLQEKETEFLIRKEELDVNYNKVLLNNILAEAFRSKCMDSGASGSAGIQQEANSSFMQQLLQLSSQRMVQQPSTASGLPSTGSATSMQTVSPAVVNTQTMGPSLWPSGASGLPSTSSGTSMRTVSPVVNAQTLRPSLQVVNPLEIFSGTSMRTVSPVVNAQTLRPSLQVVNPLEIFSGTTTRPPCISSVSHVTGNFQMGSEIRAPAPHLHAYRPSASISLSRVPSQSRGMSSQLSHNLAYRQLSTTGQAGRIRHEIAGGLAALPNSSLPSMDVLMGMHNQVSGANPNPPSNLLPGVSSSLALSIRSNPAQHSGGATDIVCLSDDD; translated from the exons AAACATGCAATGATCAAAATACTTGCATTGTATGCAAACTTGATGGGAAGCTCTTGTGG ACGCTGTCATGGAAAAGGTTGTCAAAGAAGTTATCATCTTTCGTGTCTAGAACCTCCCCTTGAGGAGTTCCATCTTGGAGTTTGGTACTGTCTATCATGTGTGAGGAAAAAATTAGAATCAGGGGTGTATTCGGTTTCAGAGGGAATAGAAGCAATTTGGGATTCTAGAGAACTGGAGGCTTTGGAGGATG GATTGCGAGGACAGAAGCaatattttgtgaaatacaaAGGTCTTGCTCATGTTCATAATTGTTGGTTACCGGAGAACCAGGTGTTGCTTGAAGCTCCATTACTTGTAGCTAAATATAACAGAAAAAATCAG GGTTCTGTGTGGAAGCAACACTGGGCAGTGCCACATCATTTGCTACAGAAAAGATTGTTGATTACCGAGTGTGATCGTCATTGTAACGGGCATGATGATGATAAGTTATGTTGTCATGTTGAGTGGCTTGTGAAATGGTGTGGTCTTGGTTATGAGCATGCTTCATGGGAGTTGGATAATGCTTCCTTTTTCCGTTGTCCAGAAGGCCAGAGCCTTATACGAGATTATGAAACTTGTTTCAAGAAGGGAAAGAAATCTTCTAAATTTAAG GACAGAGCAGGTACATCTCTAAAGTTTTCTCAATTACCAGCTGGTGTTTCATCTGGAATAGATGCTAATCTTGATTTTGTTAGCAAACTAAGCAACAATTGGCCTAGGAGCCAGAATGCTGTAATTTTTGATAATCAG GAAAGGATTCCAAATGTTATTTCTTTCATTATGTCTTTTCCATCTGACAAGTCAAGGCCTTTTCTCATTATCTCAACTTCCACTTTACAATATCTATGGGATGAGGAGTTCTTGCGTTTGGAACCAGCTACCGATGTTGTGGTTTACAGTGGCAGTAAAGAAATTCGGAATAGCATTAGGAACCTGGAGTTTTATGAAGAAGGAGGTTGTGTAATGTTTCAAGTACTTATAACCTCACCTGAAGTTGTCAGCGAG GACTTGAATGTGCTTGATTGCATAGGATGGGAGGTAATAATACTCGATGAGTGCCAACGTCCAACAATTGCTTCATGTTTTGAACAAATTAAGATGTTTACTGCTAGTAAGAGGCTTCTGATTATCAGCAGTCAACTGAAG GATAATGTGGTTGAGTACCTTAATCTTCTTTCTCTGCTTGATTCTGAGAGCGATTCAAATGGTAGTGACAGCTTGCAAATGACTTCAAGTGATAATATTGCTATTTTGAAGGAGAGGTTGGCAAAGTACGTCGCTTATGAATCATCTAGGTTTGTAGAGTACTGGGTTCCTGTACTCTTATCCATTCCACAGCTGGACCGGTATTGCTTTACTCTACTTTCAAACTCTCTCTCACTGTGTTCACCTTCAAAGACTGATCCTGTAGGAGCTCTCCGTAACATTCTTATCACCAGCAGAAAG TGTTGTGATCATCCTTATGTTGTGGATGAATCCCTTCAAATGCGGCTCACTAAAGGCCTTAAGGATGTTGAGTTTTTGGATGTTGGCATAAAAGCAAGTGGCAAATTACAACTACTTGATGCAATTCTTTTGGAGATCAAGAAACAAGAGTTAAAAGTGCTTGTTCTTTTCCAG TACACTGGTGGTTCTGGAAGGGATTTAATGGGAGACATTTTGGATGACTTTCTGCGCCAAAGATTTGGTACAGATTCTTATGAACGCGTAGATGGTGGTGTCACCCCTTCAAGGAAGCAATCTGCTttgaataaattcaataatGAGAGGAAGAGATTTGTCTTCTTATTGGAAACTCGTGCTTGTCTTTCCAGCATCAAATTATCTGCAATCAGTACCGTCGTAATATTTGGAAGTGATTGGAGCCCAGTGAATGATCTAAGAGCATTGCAGAAGATAACACTTGATTCTCactttgaagaaataaaagtatttcGTTTATATTCAGCATTTACTGTGGAGGAAAAGATTTTGATGCTTTCAAAACAAGACAAGACACTTGATAACAACATAGTGAACATAAGCCCTAGTAGTAGTCACATGCTGCTTAAATGGGGGGCTCCGTACCTACTCAGCCAGTTGGAAAAAATTCATGGTATCCCAGCCTTGGATGCAAGTAACTTGCCTGAGCAATCACTTCTGAAAGACGTGATTCAAGAGTTCTTTATCTTACTGAGTCAAACTGGGATAGACAATGATGCAAGCAAATTATCCCTAATTTTACAAGCCAAACAAAATCAAGGAATGTATAGGACAGAAATGCCATTGTTTGGCGAGCAGAAAATCCAAGTGATGAATGAAGATCCACCTCATATATTTTGGACAAAACTTTTGGAGGGAAAGAGTCCGAGGTGGAAGTATTGTTCTTCGTTTCAGAGGAACCGGAAAAGGGGTCTATACCTCGATGATATCCAAAAGAAATCTGAGGTTGAAAGTGCTGAAGTTGTAAAGAGACGCAAGGTGGTCAATGATGGAAACGATCATCCCTCTCCAAGACATGGGCTACAAGAGGACAGACAAG GAAGCACAGGAACCTCAGTATCTCCTTTGAGTAAATTGGCTGATCCTGTGAgtgataaaattcatgcaacCAACTCAATTGATCTGGCCAGTGATATCTCAGAAACACCATCTCTTAACATGGTAGAATgggagagaagaagaaaacagCTTGATTCTCAGAAGACTCTCCATGTTATTTTGTGGCCACAGATAGCAAAACTATGTGAAGTTCTACATCTCTCA GAGGGTGTGAGGGATTTAGCCGGAAAGTTTCTTGAATATGTCATGAATAACCATCTGGTCAATAGGGAACCAGAGACCATTTTGCAGGCATTTCAGATTTCTCTG TGTTGGTGTACAGCTTCTTTGTTGAAGCAGAAAATTGATCATAAAGAATCACTTGCACTTGCAAAGCAGCATCTTGGCTTTACCTGCAAGAAAGAAGAGGCAGCCTATGTTAATTCATTGCTGCGGTGTCTGAAGAGAATGTTTGTATATCGTACAGGatgtttgaaggtttcaaatcCTTCCAAAGGTTCTGAATTATCAATTAAAGCTGATGGAAACACAGAGGATAAAGATTCATTGAGGTTTCAAGAGGCTTCTGATGCACAGGTCATTGCAGAGTCTGGAGTGTCCCGAGAATTTCAATTGGCACAGAGAGATCTTGCAAAAAGCATCAACGAAAGTGAGAAAAAATTTGATAAGCAGTTGACAAAACTAACTGAGAAGCAAAAGGAGGAAATGAAGCAACTTAAAAAGAAGTACGAGGAAGAAAAAGCTCTGCTGGAGAACAAGAAACAAACAGAAGCAGCTGTTATCCGTTTGCACAGTAATTTCTTGATGAGGActaataagataaaaaatttggatATTGAATATGCTAGTAAGTTTGATGAACTAAAACAGAGGATGGATACAGGCCTTAAGAACCTTGAGGCATCGCAGGGGGCAGCAAGAAGCAATGTTTTAGAGAGAAAGACTCGTTGGGTGGAAGCAGTTAAGTCCTGGGCTAGGGTTGAATTAGTGAAGCCACCTGTTAGCAAGGCTAATCTTCCTGAAGGAAGTTCTTCCAGTTCTGTTCAATCTGCCAAAGGAAGTGAGGTAAGATTGTCCGAAGTTCTTCCTGACAAAGTTGATCCCATTTATATGGCTGGACCCTGCAAGGAGAATTCTAAGGTAGCATTAATTGAGGAGGGCAATAAAACTGTCTGTTTGGGTGTTGGTGAAGAACAGGCCATCAACAAAGATTCGTGTCCCAAAGAACTGGTTTCTGTAGGAGAACTTCCAAATGTAGGGGTTCAAGTTCCACCAACTGTCAGTTCAGGTGATGTTACCGAGAGTGTCCTTTCTCTTAGACGGTTGAATGAAGACCAGATTTCTgatgaatataaattgaaaatgtcAAATGGTAATCCTGAGACTGTTTCTCCTACTGATGCTCTGGAGAATGCTGTTCCTATTGAAGCATGCTCACATGAGGAAATTCCTGATGGAACCACTTTGAGCAAGCCTAACACGGAGGTTCCCTTGAAAACAGCTAAGAGTGTAATTTTCTGTGAAGGGCAGAATAATCTAGCCTCAGTGCAAGTACCATCATCTGAAATTAATtctgatatatataaattaacaaaGGTTGATGGGGAGGTTCCCTTAAAAGAATCTGTGGTTGCCAATTTCAATGCAGGTCAAGAAACCCATGTCTCAGCAGAAGCACCTTCCTCTGAAAAAATTCCTGATGGAGCTGCATTAGGAAAGGCTGTTGGGGATATCTGCTTTAGAACAACTAAGATTGTCAATTCTAGTGGTGGTCAGGAGAATGTTCTCTTGTTGGAAGCACCATCACCTGGAGAAAATCCTGTTAGAACCACATTAAGCAATCTTGATGGCGAGGTTCATTTAAGAGCAGCTGAGACTGTCAGTTCTAGGGAAGATCATGAGAATTTGCCATCTTTGGTGACACCTTCATCTGAAAAAATTTCTTGTGGGACCACATTAACCATGGTTGAAGGGGAGCTTGCCTTGAATGCATCTGAAGTTTGTCAGGGAAATATCATTTCTGCTAACACTTCATCTGAGAAAGAGATCCTTGGTGGGGCCACACTGAATGTGCTTGACGGAGAAGTTCCAAACATCTCATCAGAGATTGCAAGTTCCAGTGATGACATGAATAATGTTGTCTGCACGAATCCCTCTACATCTAAAGAACAAGAACAAATACCTGATACAGCTGCACTTTCAATGCCTGCTGAAGAGATCTCTTTGGCTGAACCTGAAACTGCTTGTAGTGAACTCCTCGAAGGTGGTAGTGCTCATAGAGAAAATGATGGAACATGTGCCATCGAAATTGATCGGCTTGATGGCATACTATGCTTTATGAACTTAGAACCTGAATTCCAAGAACGGTCTCTGGCAGATCCATCTTCATTACAGGCTGTGGCAGATTTG GTATCCCCAAATGTGGGTTCTCTTCCTTATGCTTCCTCAGGAATACAAACTAGAGATGTTGCAAACAATGAAATGCGAAATGCTTCTCAGGTAGCTGAAACTTTACCATCTAACGGTGCTGTTGATGTGACTTGCAATGTGTCCAATCCTGATACACAGCAGTTGAGGTCCACAGAATCAATTTTGAACCTCTCTCCGGATCTACCTTCAGTTAGTGCAACTGAACATCAACCAAGCAATGATGGTCAACATGCTAACCTAATTTCTCAGGCTCAAAGGCAATCGATAACCAACCATATTGACCTGTCCAGTCAAGATGTTTTGCAGCCCCTTCATTCACCCATCAATGGAACCATTGGTCGGCATTTGAGGCAGATTTCAGAAACAAGTACAGCTTCAGTTCCTTCTGTTTCCAGAGGCCATCCCTTGCAGACTGCACCTCCTGTATCATCCCGGACGCCTTTGCCATTATATCCTGACCCCCttaaaaatgaaatggaaagaatATCCCAAGAAAGAGACCAGACCATTAAGGTTCATGAAGATACG AAGCTGCAGCTGAAATTCGAGTGTGAGAAGGAAATTGAGGAAGTTGTGGCTCAGGTTCGTAGAAAGTACGAAGTTAAACTTCAGGAGAAAGAGACAGAATTTCTGATCCGGAAGGAGGAGCTTGATGTAAATTATAACAAAGTTCTCTTGAATAATATATTGGCTGAGGCCTTCAGGTCTAAATGTATGGATAGTGGGGCATCTGGCTCAGCAGGAATACAGCAAG AGGCAAATTCCAGTTTCATGCAGCAGCTACTTCAACTTTCATCACAACGGATGGTTCAACAGCCTTCCACTGCTTCTGGTCTCCCTTCAACTGGCTCAGCCACTAGCATGCAAACTGTTTCACCAGCTGTAGTCAATACACAAACCATGGGTCCATCTTTGTGGCCTTCCGGTGCTTCTGGTCTCCCTTCAACTAGCTCAGGTACTAGCATGCGAACTGTTTCTCCTGTAGTCAATGCACAAACCTTGCGTCCATCTTTGCAGGTTGTTAACCCTTTAGAAATTTTCTCAGGCACTAGCATGCGAACTGTTTCTCCTGTAGTCAATGCACAAACCTTGCGTCCATCTTTGCAGGTTGTTAACCCTTTAGAAATTTTCTCAGGCACTACAACTAGACCTCCCTGTATCAGTTCCGTCTCTCACGTTACAGGAAACTTTCAAATGGGCAGTGAAATTCGTGCTCCAGCCCCTCATTTACATGCATATAGACCTTCAGCTTCTATTTCCTTGAGCAGGGTTCCATCGCAGTCTCGTGGAATGTCAAGTCAGCTGTCACACAACCTTGCATACAGGCAGCTATCAACTACTGGCCAAGCTGGTAGGATCCGGCATGAAATTGCCGGAGGGTTAGCAGCTCTACCTAACTCATCTTTACCTTCAATGGATGTTCTAATGGGAATGCACAATCAAGTATCCGGTGCCAATCCCAATCCCCCAAGCAACTTGCTGCCAGGTGTTAGTTCAAGCTTGGCCCTAAGTATTCGGTCGAACCCAGCTCAACACAGCGGAGGAGCAACTGACATTGTTTGCTTGTCAGATGATGACTAA